The following nucleotide sequence is from Opitutia bacterium.
CCCGCCGACTGGCGCGAGTTGCCGGGCATCGGTCCCTACACTTCCGCCGCGATCACGAGCATCGCATTCGGCGAACCCGCCGCGTGCGTCGACGGCAACGTCGTGCGCATCCTCGCCCGCCTCACCGGCGAGACGAAGCGCTTTGCCACGGGCGTCGACGCCGCGAAGCACTTCACGGCGCTCGCCGACGCGCTCATCGTCGGCGCGGATCCGGGCACGCACAACCAGGCGATGATGGAACTCGGCGCGACCGTCTGCTTCCGCGCCAAGCCGCTCTGCCTCACGTGCCCCGTCGCCGACTTCTGCGCCGCCCGTCGCGCGGGCAACCAGGACACGCTGCCGCGTTTCGCGCCGAAGCAGATCGAGCAGAAATCCGTGACGCGCATCTTCGTCCTCGATCGCGACCGCCTGCTCCTGCGCCGCGGCGGCGCCCAGGCGAAACGCCTCGCCGGCGTGCACGAGTTGCCGGAGGCACACGATCTCGGCATCAAACCCGACGCCGCCACTCTGCTCGCGACGAAGCGCCGCACGATCACGCGCTTTCAGATCACGGAGCAGATCCACGCCATCAAAGCCGACGCCTCGCTCCGCAAACGCATCGCCGCCGACGGCGCACTCGAGTGGGTCGCACGCAGCGAGCTCGACCGCGTCACGCTTTCCGGTCCGCACAAGCGCTGGATCGCGGAGTTGCTCGGGTGACGCGAGGTGGAACGCGTTGACCGCAACGCGTTCGGGAATTTTCGCCCCGGACGCGCACAGAGCGCGTTGGGGTCAACGCGCTCCACCCACGGCGTTCGCCCACGCTCAGCGCGCCGAGACGACTTGCGCGGCCGGCCCAGCGATCCGGTCCTACCCGCCAAACCGATTCCGAATCAGCAGCTCCGCACGCTGCTTTGAGACGAGCACATCCTCGACGGTCAGACGCGGGCTGAATTCGAGCACGAGCGTGTGGTCGGGCCGCCAGAACTCGCTCACCATTGCGAAGTCGATCTTGCCCGAGCCGATCGCTTGATGATCGTGGCCGTCGTCGCTCACGTCATGCAAATGGAAGCCGATGGCGCGCGGTGCGTTCTTCGTGAGGTGCTCGCGATGATTGATGACGCCGAGGCTCTCCTTGATGTGCGCGTGGCCGGTGTCGTGCCAGTAACCGGCAAGCAGTTCCGGCGGCAGCGACTCGACGTATTGCGCGTAATCGTCGTCGAGCGGCAGCTCCTCGAGCTTCTCGCGATTTTCGAGGGCCAG
It contains:
- a CDS encoding A/G-specific adenine glycosylase; the protein is MPFCVTISLPIPPAFVLSAPSVAPSSVSAQLIARRADFQAALHGWYRVHQRRLPWREAPSLYKTVVSEFMLQQTQVATVLPYFDRWLRELPDFAALAAAPETKVMKLWEGLGYYSRARNLHKLAQAVVARPTPPRAPADWRELPGIGPYTSAAITSIAFGEPAACVDGNVVRILARLTGETKRFATGVDAAKHFTALADALIVGADPGTHNQAMMELGATVCFRAKPLCLTCPVADFCAARRAGNQDTLPRFAPKQIEQKSVTRIFVLDRDRLLLRRGGAQAKRLAGVHELPEAHDLGIKPDAATLLATKRRTITRFQITEQIHAIKADASLRKRIAADGALEWVARSELDRVTLSGPHKRWIAELLG